The Acidobacteriota bacterium genomic sequence TCGCGCCACACCGGCACCTCGCGCACGGCGAGCTCGAGGGCCAGCGAGATGAAGTCGGGCTCGGCGAGCGTGAGTCCTTCGATGGTCTCGGTCTTCCGCCAGACGCGCTCGAGCCGGGCCAGCGTCTCCGGCCGAAGGGCCACTCGGGCGAGGGCGCCGAACCACGCCGCCTTCAGGCTGGCGGACGTCGCGCGGTCGAGCCCGCTCGCGAGCAGGGCCTCGAGCGCGGGTGCGCGTGAAGCGCGTTGCGGCGGGGTCAGGAACCGCCAGAAGACCTGCCGCGCGTCGGTCAGCATGCGTTGCACGTTCAGCTCGTCCGCCTCTCGGCCGATGGCGTGTTCGGCCAGGTCGAACCACCGCAGCGGTGCCACCCGGCCCTCGAGCAGCGCGTCCCAGACACTGACCCACGCAGCCCCGCGCGTGAGCGCGTCGGGCACGTCCGGGAGGTGATCGAGCAGGTAGGCCAGGCTGCCTTCGTCGAGGTCGAAGCGGGCGTAGCCGAGCCCGCCGCCTGCTGGCAGGACGAAGCGCGGCGCGTCGAGGCCGGCCATGCCGCCGATGTCGACCGACGGGCCGTCGAGACGGACGTCGAAGGTCCGGAGGCCGTCGCCGAGCCCCACGACGACCTCGAGGGCCTGCGGCCAGATCACGCCGCGCCCCAGCGGATCGCGCTGCGCCAGCGTCACCGACGCCACGGAGCCCTCGTCGTGAAGCGCGACCGTGCCCTCGACGATCGGGCGCCCCGCCTCCTCGACCCACGCGCGGCTCCACGCCGCGAGGTCCTCGTCGACTCGGGCGTCGAGCAGGGCGACGAGCTCGGGCCACGTGGCGTTGCCGAACGCGAAACGGCGCAGGTAGTCGCGAATGCCGTCGCGGAACCGGTCTTCGCCGACGAGCCGCTCGAGCTGCCGCATGACGACGGGCGCCTTCTGGTAGATGATCGCGCCATAGAGCGAGCCGGCCTGGTCGAGGTTTTCGAGCGGCTGCCGGATGGGATGCGTGCCGTCGCTGCGGTCGATGTCGTACGCTGTCGGGTGGTGCGAGAAGAGGAAGCGCAGGTCGTGGTTCACGTCGGGGAACGAGGGGTTGACGATCTTCGCGGCGTAGAAGTTGGCGTACACCTCCTTCGTCCACACGTCGTCGAACCAGCGCATCGTGACGAGGTCGCCGAACCACATGTGGGCCGTCTCGTGCGCGATCAGGCTCGCACGGCCGAGCAGCTGGTTCTTGGTGGCCGATTCGTCGAGCAGCAGCGCGGGCGCGTTGTAGAAGATCGCCCCCGGATGCTCCATGCCGCCGAACTGGAACGCCGGAACGAGGAAGAAGTCGAACTTCCCCCACGGGTACGGGATGCCGGTGTACTCCTCGAGCCACGCCAGTGCGCTCGCGTGGAGGTCGAAGATGGCGTCACGGTTGCGCGCGAGCTTCGGAGCATCGGTCTCGCGGTGGAACATGCGGAAGCGGCGTTGGCCGCGGACCGCTTCCTCCACGTCGAGTCGGCCGGCCGCAAACGCCATGAGATAGGTCGAGAGGGGCTCGGTCTCCGCGAACCGGACGAGTGTTCGCTCGCCGCGGGCTTCGCGGCCGACCTCGACGCCGTTGGCCACGGCCCGCCAATCTACCGGGAGATCGAGCGCCAACGTGAGCCGGGCCTTGAGATCGGGCTGATCGAAGCACGGGAACGCCCGGTGCGCGCGCGCGGGCACGAACAGCGTGTAGAGGAAGTCGTCGCCTCGGTTGAGCGGCGCATCGCCGGCGACGAAGTCGAAGACGATCGTGTTGACGCCCGTGCGGAGCGAGGCGGCAGGAACGAGGACGTGGCCGTGGCCGATGGTCGGCGCCACCGTCTGCCCGTTGGCCTCCA encodes the following:
- a CDS encoding ERAP1-like C-terminal domain-containing protein, which translates into the protein MIRTPIAALSLIVMTVGPIVAHSSPANRRDGPTAAPDLPEPGISLALAEARRAAIESLGYDLALRLPAKKVTPITGRLTVTVTLRTNDGPLVFDFAAPPDHVQRVEANGQTVAPTIGHGHVLVPAASLRTGVNTIVFDFVAGDAPLNRGDDFLYTLFVPARAHRAFPCFDQPDLKARLTLALDLPVDWRAVANGVEVGREARGERTLVRFAETEPLSTYLMAFAAGRLDVEEAVRGQRRFRMFHRETDAPKLARNRDAIFDLHASALAWLEEYTGIPYPWGKFDFFLVPAFQFGGMEHPGAIFYNAPALLLDESATKNQLLGRASLIAHETAHMWFGDLVTMRWFDDVWTKEVYANFYAAKIVNPSFPDVNHDLRFLFSHHPTAYDIDRSDGTHPIRQPLENLDQAGSLYGAIIYQKAPVVMRQLERLVGEDRFRDGIRDYLRRFAFGNATWPELVALLDARVDEDLAAWSRAWVEEAGRPIVEGTVALHDEGSVASVTLAQRDPLGRGVIWPQALEVVVGLGDGLRTFDVRLDGPSVDIGGMAGLDAPRFVLPAGGGLGYARFDLDEGSLAYLLDHLPDVPDALTRGAAWVSVWDALLEGRVAPLRWFDLAEHAIGREADELNVQRMLTDARQVFWRFLTPPQRASRAPALEALLASGLDRATSASLKAAWFGALARVALRPETLARLERVWRKTETIEGLTLAEPDFISLALELAVREVPVWREILAGQLDRVENPDRKARFAFVAPALDADPAVRDAFFGRLRDRAERQREPWVLEALGYLHHPLRATHAVRYVEPSLDLLEEIRATGDIFFPKRWLDATLGGHQSAEVAATVRAYLERRPDLSPRLRRVVLQSSDELFRAARLLARVTAAEDAADTR